The genomic window ATAATGCACGGCATGTGGAATATGCCCCAACCGGTTAAACTATGGTATTGGGGACCGATGTTTAGGTATGATCGCCCGCAAGCCGGGAGATTCCGCGAATTTAGACAGCTTGGGTATGAAACACTTGGCGATGGCGATCCGGTAGTTGACGCCGAACTCATCCTAATGGCCTATAATTTTTACAGTGACGTCGGTTTGCCGGTTGAAATACATATTAACAGCATCGGCACGCCCGAAGAAAGACAGAGATATAAGACCGCGCTGGTTGATTATTATAAAAGCAAACGCAGTTATCTGTGCGATGACTGCAAACAGCGCTTGCATAAAAATCCTTTGCGTCTTTTGGATTGTAAACAAGAAAAATGCCAGCCCATAAAAGAGGAGGCGCCGCAAATCATTGATTGGCTGGGAGAGGACTCAAAAAGCCATTTCATGAAAGTTTTGGAATATTTGGATGAGTTGTCCATTCCTTATACTTTGCGCCATACGCTGGTGCGCGGATTGGATTATTATACCCGCACCGTCTTTGAAGTTTATCCGACTATAACCGGAGAGGGAGGCGCCCAAAGCGCCTTAGGCGGAGGCGGAAGATACGACTTATTGGTGGAAGAACTTGGTGGCAAGCCAACGCCGGCAGCCGGCCTGGCTCTTGGTTTGGAAAGGAGTGTCACCGCTTTAAAACAGTATCTGGAACAGACGCAATCCAAGTTGCCTTTGCCAAAATTTGACGCTTATTTAGCTCAACTAGGCGATCAAGCCAGAAGGCGGGCGCTTAAAATTATCAATGAAATGCGCAAATCCGGCTTAAAAGTTGATTATAACTTTTCCAAGAATTCTTTAAAGAGCCAGTTGGAATCAGCCAACAGCATCCAAGTGCCTTATGCTTTAATTTTGGGTCAAAAAGAGGTTCAGGATGACACCATTATTGTCCGTGATATGGAATCCGGCGTGCAGGAAATTGTTGACCAAAAGAAGGTAGAAAACGTGCTTAAGAAAAAATTGTCCAGGTTTGACGTTTCGTAAAAAAACGTGTATACTTAAGGCAAAGATAAATTATTCATCAATTAAGAAAGTGAGGTGAATTTGTGCCAGAGGTAAAAAGAAGGAAGAATGAGTCCTTTGAGGCGTTTCTGCGCAGAGTAAAGAAGAGATGGCAGCAATCCGGTAAAATATTGCAAGTAAAGAAGATTCAGTTTTATGAACGTCCGAAGAATAAAAACATGCGCAAGAAAAGCGCCTTGCATCGTCTTGCTGTTGCCCAAAAAATGGAATATTTAAAGAAAATCGGCAGATTGCCGGAAGAGCCAAAGAAATTTGGCAGATAAAGGGTTTGATAATCCCTAAATTATCCATTGCCCATGCTTCAATGGATCCGAAAAAATTATTTTACAGTTCTAAAAACCGCCATGGCCCTAGGGGTGATTTTGTTGGCGGTTTTTTTGTTCGCGAGGGCTAATTTAGCACAGGCGCAAAGCACTTCCAGCGCTAATGGTTCTTTGCAGGAGGGAGTGCAGGTTATTAGCCAACCTTTGGGACTACCAACCACAGACATTAGGGTAATTATCGTAAATATAATAAAAACCGCCCTGGGGCTCTTGGGCATTATTTTATTGGTTATAAGTTTATACGGCGGATATTTATGGATGACGGCCGGCGGCAATGAAGAACAAATTGCCCAGGCAAAAAAGGTCTTGGTTAATGCCGTAATCGGTTTGGCCATTATTTTAAGCGCCTACGCCATAGTGGCGTTTGTAGCCCAGATGCTCGGCATCGGCCAAGGCGGCGGCGGGCAGGGCACGGGAATAAATTTAGGAGCGCCCGGGACGCAAAACTTTTCCGGCAGCGGGGCTTTGGGTGGTATTATCAAAGATCACTACCCGGCAAGAAATCAAACCGCCGTGCCCAGAAATACTAAAATCGTCGTCACTTTCCGCAAGCCGGTTTTGGCCAGCAGTTTTATAACAGATACCAATGGCGACGGTGTTTATGGAAACTGCCGGGATCCGTTTACCAGTTGGGCTGATTGCGACCATGCTAAATTGGACAACGACCATATAATGATAAAACAGGCAGGCACTAGCACGCCAATTTCCGCCGCGGTTGTAACTGCTGTTTCCACCACCATTAACGGTATTTCCGGTGTTTATACGATTGTCATCAAACCAATCACCGATCCAAATGCGTCTTCAGGCGGTTATCTTGGCAGTGATACAAATCAAATTAGTTATATCGTGCATCTGGGGTCGGGCATGCAGCTTGATGATCAACTCAATAATAATCCGTCGGCTTTCAGTGCGAGTTCAATCGGGAATAATTATTATGAATGGCAATTTACCTGCAGTACTGAATTGGATCTGACGCCGCCGCACGTGGTGGATGTGTTTCCGGCGCAGGGTGTGACTGAAGCCAGAAACAGCGTGGTGCAAATTGATTTTAGCAAGCCGATTGACCCCACCGGCATTGAGGGAAAATTTAATAACGGCACAGCCACTGACCCGGCATATTTCTTAGACGGCCAAAATATTTTCTTAAAAGCGGATAATAGCACGGTGCCGCCGGGCAGTTTTCATTTAGTCAACGGCTACCGCACGCTGGAATTTACGCCCAGTCAAGTTTGCGGCACCAATACCTGCGGCGGTAAAATTTATTGTTTGCCGGTTTGTGATAAAGCCGGGGCCAATTGTTCCCAGGACAATTATCAGTTTTTACTAAAAGCCGCGCGGGCCATTAGCAGCAGCACCTTTGAAGCTATACCACTTTCCGGAGTAATGGATTTATCCGGTAATGTTTTGGATGGCAATAATAACAGCAAGGTTGAATTCGCTCCGACCGCGATCCCGGTTTTTGACCACCAGCTAAAACCGGATAATTATTTTTGGGATTTTAATATCAATAATCAAATTGACGCAACTTCGCCATATCTGCGAAACGCAGTGCCCGGGTTGGATGCGGATAGCGTAAAAAGCGATCAGGAATGGAGTGTTACCTTTAACAAACGAATGCGGCTTGAGCCGTTATATGACGTGGTCATAGACGAAAAACCGACTCCGGCCGAGAGGCGCGACAATATTCCTCTTTGCAAGGTGCCGATAACCAAGTTTAATGCTGATAATTCAACCTATACCAATTTCAGCCAC from Patescibacteria group bacterium includes these protein-coding regions:
- the rpsU gene encoding 30S ribosomal protein S21, producing MPEVKRRKNESFEAFLRRVKKRWQQSGKILQVKKIQFYERPKNKNMRKKSALHRLAVAQKMEYLKKIGRLPEEPKKFGR
- the hisS gene encoding histidine--tRNA ligase, translating into MPKKKQLKAVAKKKISRKPEKEKAETSEKGKKVFNLLRGMHDILPREEKYLKLFYHTAENLAEAFQFGRIDTPALEESGLFIRSIGRGTDVVDKEMYVFEDRDGNKVCLRPEATASIVRAYIMHGMWNMPQPVKLWYWGPMFRYDRPQAGRFREFRQLGYETLGDGDPVVDAELILMAYNFYSDVGLPVEIHINSIGTPEERQRYKTALVDYYKSKRSYLCDDCKQRLHKNPLRLLDCKQEKCQPIKEEAPQIIDWLGEDSKSHFMKVLEYLDELSIPYTLRHTLVRGLDYYTRTVFEVYPTITGEGGAQSALGGGGRYDLLVEELGGKPTPAAGLALGLERSVTALKQYLEQTQSKLPLPKFDAYLAQLGDQARRRALKIINEMRKSGLKVDYNFSKNSLKSQLESANSIQVPYALILGQKEVQDDTIIVRDMESGVQEIVDQKKVENVLKKKLSRFDVS
- a CDS encoding pilin translates to MLQWIRKNYFTVLKTAMALGVILLAVFLFARANLAQAQSTSSANGSLQEGVQVISQPLGLPTTDIRVIIVNIIKTALGLLGIILLVISLYGGYLWMTAGGNEEQIAQAKKVLVNAVIGLAIILSAYAIVAFVAQMLGIGQGGGGQGTGINLGAPGTQNFSGSGALGGIIKDHYPARNQTAVPRNTKIVVTFRKPVLASSFITDTNGDGVYGNCRDPFTSWADCDHAKLDNDHIMIKQAGTSTPISAAVVTAVSTTINGISGVYTIVIKPITDPNASSGGYLGSDTNQISYIVHLGSGMQLDDQLNNNPSAFSASSIGNNYYEWQFTCSTELDLTPPHVVDVFPAQGVTEARNSVVQIDFSKPIDPTGIEGKFNNGTATDPAYFLDGQNIFLKADNSTVPPGSFHLVNGYRTLEFTPSQVCGTNTCGGKIYCLPVCDKAGANCSQDNYQFLLKAARAISSSTFEAIPLSGVMDLSGNVLDGNNNSKVEFAPTAIPVFDHQLKPDNYFWDFNINNQIDATSPYLRNAVPGLDADSVKSDQEWSVTFNKRMRLEPLYDVVIDEKPTPAERRDNIPLCKVPITKFNADNSTYTNFSHCPFLTGAMQYYFPIVTSTIEDVHFNCFYPGKGPGGGSGSANVPDAAVKADPVTKLSPTCAGNGDNCCDVITATNKSTCCNGSTQYSNTQACRENLENSSIIIPTP